A single genomic interval of Fibrobacter sp. UWB13 harbors:
- a CDS encoding diguanylate cyclase — translation MHEVCLSQVYISDMLGIFLILGIVLSSSWKLQNKNNENRILFAIMVLIVTACIVDALTFTVDGHTGDGLRIVSYISNFVLFLADLFIGPLWVMIVSQHLNGRLSKPQRVFLTTVVSIILVLLIYNFYDPLVFDISENNQYSRGPLFALVNFWEAVFIADGVLVYLIAKARSGGSRFFPVIHFMWPIFVCVCLQYYFYGISTIWVGIAVGFTSMVLALQNENIFLDKLTGLFNRYYLDRISRELMVRPKLAIMMIDMNGFKGINDNFGHSEGDDALVSMADVLNETIGARGTVIRYAGDEFVVVLNTDRENECDECRIQIKENLNKFNSKNKKKYKLSASIGLGIFNMRKNSVDEIMEIIDARMYEDKKSYYESTGHDRRRR, via the coding sequence ATGCACGAAGTTTGTCTCTCTCAAGTCTACATTTCGGATATGCTGGGGATCTTCCTGATTCTCGGCATTGTGCTGAGCAGTTCCTGGAAGTTGCAAAACAAAAACAATGAAAATAGGATTTTGTTTGCAATTATGGTTCTCATCGTGACTGCTTGTATTGTGGATGCGCTTACTTTTACAGTGGATGGCCATACTGGTGATGGTTTAAGGATCGTAAGTTACATTTCCAATTTTGTTCTGTTTCTTGCGGATTTATTTATCGGGCCGCTTTGGGTGATGATTGTCTCGCAGCATTTAAACGGGAGACTCTCGAAACCACAAAGGGTGTTCCTGACAACTGTTGTCTCAATTATTTTAGTTTTGCTGATTTACAATTTCTATGACCCGCTTGTATTTGATATCAGTGAAAACAATCAATACTCGCGAGGTCCGTTGTTTGCTCTTGTGAATTTTTGGGAGGCGGTGTTCATCGCGGATGGTGTTCTTGTTTACTTGATTGCAAAAGCGCGCAGTGGCGGTTCCCGCTTTTTCCCCGTGATCCACTTTATGTGGCCAATATTTGTTTGTGTTTGTCTGCAATATTATTTCTATGGTATTTCAACCATCTGGGTAGGGATTGCGGTCGGCTTTACGAGTATGGTTCTTGCCTTGCAAAATGAAAATATTTTTCTGGATAAACTTACAGGCCTGTTCAATCGTTACTATTTGGACCGAATTTCGCGCGAACTGATGGTGCGCCCGAAACTTGCAATAATGATGATTGATATGAATGGATTCAAGGGGATTAATGATAACTTTGGTCATTCAGAAGGTGATGATGCCTTGGTCTCGATGGCCGATGTCTTGAACGAAACGATTGGCGCACGGGGAACTGTTATCCGTTATGCGGGCGATGAATTTGTGGTTGTCTTGAATACGGATCGCGAAAATGAATGTGATGAATGCCGGATTCAGATTAAGGAAAACTTGAATAAATTTAATAGCAAAAATAAAAAGAAGTATAAGTTGTCTGCATCAATTGGGCTCGGTATTTTCAACATGCGGAAAAATAGCGTTGATGAAATTATGGAAATTATTGACGCCCGCATGTACGAAGACAAAAAATCGTATTACGAATCCACGGGACACGACCGACGTAGACGTTGA
- the thrS gene encoding threonine--tRNA ligase, with the protein MSQIELTFPDGSVRSVASGTTGLEIAKSISEGLARKALGVKLGEKVLDLTRPLTESGSIRIITPSNDDPDALMLLRHSCSHVLAEAICDLFPGTKLAYGPAIDKGFYYDLMTPTPLKEEDFPKIEKRMKEIIKEDRPFTRCEVSAEEGLARTEGDKYKHDNAERALAREGSDGKLSFYVTGEPGKNWEDLCAGPHVPSTGKLKAFKVLSISGAYWHGDQKSDQLTRVYGTCFADKEGLETYVKLLEEAAKRDHRKIGKEMDLYHIEDHSPGMVFWHPKGTKMVNALKDYIRGKIDHRGYLEVITPEIVNKVLWLKSGHADKYNENMFKTMAGDVEMAVKPMNCPCHILIFNSQLRSWRDLPMRLAEFGKCHRYEPAGTMHGLMRVRGFVQDDAHIFCTEDQIASEVADFCHLVKEIYHDFGFDDVKVKFSTRPAKRVGSDEIWDKAEAALAEATKLAGLDYVLNPGEGAFYGPKLEFTLKDSLGRDWQCGTIQVDFNLPQRLGAEYVGKDNQKHIPVMLHRAAVGSIERFLGILIEEFMGDFPLWLAPVQARVLPISEKFVDYAKKVQDELVAAGVRTEIDESNEKLGYKIRQCELQKVPYLLIVGEKEAAEGLVSVRKRKDGDKGQMSVKAFIDMTADDRKVVR; encoded by the coding sequence ATGTCTCAAATCGAACTTACCTTCCCCGATGGCTCCGTACGTTCCGTAGCATCGGGCACCACCGGCCTCGAAATTGCAAAGAGCATTTCTGAAGGCCTCGCACGCAAGGCTCTTGGCGTTAAACTCGGCGAAAAGGTTTTGGACCTTACCCGTCCGCTCACCGAAAGCGGTTCCATCCGCATCATCACCCCGAGCAACGACGATCCGGATGCATTGATGCTCCTCCGTCACAGCTGCAGCCACGTGCTCGCCGAAGCCATCTGCGACTTGTTCCCGGGCACAAAGCTCGCTTACGGTCCGGCAATCGACAAGGGTTTCTACTACGATTTGATGACACCGACTCCGCTCAAGGAAGAAGACTTCCCGAAGATTGAAAAGCGGATGAAGGAAATCATCAAGGAAGACCGTCCGTTCACTCGTTGCGAAGTTAGCGCCGAAGAAGGCCTCGCTCGCACGGAAGGCGACAAGTACAAGCACGATAACGCTGAACGTGCCCTCGCTCGCGAAGGTTCGGATGGCAAGTTGAGTTTTTATGTAACGGGCGAACCGGGCAAGAACTGGGAAGACCTCTGTGCCGGTCCTCACGTGCCTTCTACGGGCAAGCTTAAGGCTTTCAAGGTGCTTTCGATTTCCGGTGCTTACTGGCACGGCGACCAGAAGAGCGACCAGCTCACTCGTGTTTACGGTACCTGCTTTGCTGACAAGGAAGGTCTCGAAACTTACGTGAAGTTGCTCGAAGAAGCCGCCAAGCGCGACCACCGCAAGATCGGCAAGGAAATGGACCTCTACCACATCGAAGACCATTCTCCTGGCATGGTGTTCTGGCACCCGAAGGGCACCAAGATGGTGAACGCCCTCAAGGATTACATCCGTGGCAAGATCGACCATCGCGGCTACCTCGAAGTGATCACTCCGGAAATTGTGAACAAGGTTCTTTGGCTCAAGTCCGGACACGCTGACAAGTACAACGAAAACATGTTCAAGACGATGGCTGGCGATGTCGAAATGGCTGTGAAGCCGATGAACTGCCCGTGCCACATTTTGATTTTCAATTCTCAGCTCCGCAGCTGGCGTGACCTTCCGATGCGCCTTGCCGAATTCGGTAAGTGCCATCGTTACGAACCTGCCGGTACGATGCACGGCCTTATGCGTGTGCGTGGCTTTGTGCAGGACGATGCTCATATTTTCTGCACCGAAGACCAGATTGCAAGCGAAGTGGCTGACTTCTGCCACTTGGTCAAGGAAATCTACCACGACTTCGGATTCGACGATGTGAAGGTGAAGTTCTCTACCCGCCCGGCAAAGCGCGTGGGTTCTGACGAAATCTGGGACAAGGCTGAAGCCGCTCTCGCCGAAGCAACAAAGCTTGCTGGTCTTGACTACGTGCTGAACCCGGGCGAAGGTGCTTTCTACGGCCCGAAGCTCGAATTCACGCTCAAGGATAGCCTCGGACGTGATTGGCAGTGCGGTACCATCCAGGTGGACTTCAACTTGCCGCAGCGCCTCGGTGCTGAATATGTCGGCAAGGACAACCAGAAGCACATTCCGGTGATGCTCCACCGTGCAGCCGTCGGTTCCATCGAACGCTTCCTCGGTATTCTTATCGAAGAATTTATGGGCGACTTCCCGCTGTGGCTCGCTCCGGTTCAGGCCCGCGTGCTCCCGATTTCTGAAAAGTTCGTGGATTACGCCAAGAAGGTGCAGGACGAACTCGTGGCTGCCGGCGTACGTACTGAAATCGACGAATCCAACGAAAAGTTGGGTTACAAGATCCGCCAGTGCGAACTCCAGAAGGTTCCGTACCTCCTCATTGTAGGCGAAAAGGAAGCTGCAGAAGGTCTTGTTTCTGTCCGTAAGCGTAAGGACGGCGACAAGGGCCAGATGAGTGTCAAGGCATTCATCGACATGACCGCAGACGACAGAAAAGTCGTCCGCTAA
- a CDS encoding restriction endonuclease subunit S has translation MFLKDVSNIRTGLVTARKQAKGPKNGDFREYRLLSLRCIKEPGVLDVGLAEPYAANDELKQDFLTRQDDILVRLSAPYTAALVNDESAGYVVPSHFAIIRVDKSKVDPAYVLWLLRQQSTLKQIYQNVSGTIAFGTINSSFFNDLKIDIIPLEKQRLIGAVLKLSEREQALLSELAKAKAELNMAIMANAYKSLSKGK, from the coding sequence ATGTTTTTGAAGGACGTTTCGAACATAAGAACAGGGCTGGTTACGGCCCGAAAACAGGCAAAAGGGCCCAAAAACGGCGATTTTCGGGAATATCGCCTGCTCAGCCTGCGCTGCATCAAGGAGCCGGGCGTCTTGGACGTGGGCCTTGCCGAACCGTATGCGGCCAACGACGAACTGAAGCAGGACTTTTTGACCCGGCAGGACGATATCCTGGTTCGCCTTAGCGCCCCATACACAGCCGCTTTGGTCAATGACGAATCCGCCGGCTATGTGGTACCCTCCCATTTTGCGATTATCCGCGTCGACAAATCGAAGGTGGATCCCGCCTATGTGTTGTGGCTTTTGCGCCAGCAATCCACTTTGAAGCAAATCTACCAGAATGTAAGCGGAACCATCGCGTTCGGCACAATCAATTCTAGTTTCTTCAACGATTTGAAAATCGACATCATCCCGCTCGAAAAGCAGCGGTTGATCGGTGCAGTCCTGAAGCTTTCGGAAAGGGAACAAGCCCTGCTTTCGGAACTTGCGAAGGCGAAAGCGGAACTGAACATGGCAATCATGGCCAATGCGTACAAAAGTTTAAGTAAAGGAAAATAG
- a CDS encoding type I restriction-modification system subunit M, translating to MTTKQNIEKVLWNACDSFRGKIDSSRYKDYILSMLFVKYLSDVYKETREKYEKQYKGDKQRVERAMSRERFVMDESSTFDYLYEKRNDNQIGQKINVALAAIENNNSAKLHDVFRAIDFNSTVDFGEPKEKNATLKNLLEDFKDLDLRPSQLDNADIIGDAYEYMIANFASDAGKKGGEFYTPNKVSELVARLVKPKENDRIYDGTCGSGGLLLKAFAQIKNRKARIYGQEQNMQTWALCRMNMFLHGVDDAVIWQGDTLSNPGNIENDQLMKFQCIVANPPFSLDKWDSGFLGDASENDKKAKMSADLDPYKRFDWGVPPTSKGDYAFVMHFLHSLDDATGRMGIVLPHGVLFRGASEGKIRQTIIEKFNFLDAVIGLPANLFYGAGIPACILIFRKNRGANEHVLFVDASGDEHYEKGKNQNILREQDVAKIVDTYKTYLADPSYGGEEKYSYVATLDEIKKNDYNLNIPRYVDTFEEEALVDIDDVKTNIKNIEEELSKVQKQMAKYMKELGL from the coding sequence ATGACGACAAAGCAAAACATCGAAAAAGTCCTCTGGAACGCATGCGACAGTTTCCGCGGTAAAATCGACAGTTCCCGCTACAAGGACTACATCCTGTCCATGCTCTTCGTGAAATACCTGAGCGACGTCTATAAGGAAACCCGCGAAAAATACGAGAAGCAGTACAAGGGCGACAAACAACGCGTAGAACGAGCCATGAGCCGCGAGCGTTTTGTGATGGATGAATCCTCCACGTTCGATTACCTCTACGAAAAGAGGAACGACAACCAGATTGGTCAAAAAATCAACGTGGCGTTGGCGGCAATCGAAAACAACAACAGCGCCAAGCTGCACGACGTTTTCCGCGCCATCGACTTCAACTCCACGGTTGACTTTGGTGAGCCCAAGGAAAAGAACGCGACCCTCAAGAACCTGCTGGAAGATTTCAAGGATCTTGACTTGCGTCCGTCGCAGTTGGACAACGCCGATATTATCGGTGATGCCTACGAATACATGATTGCAAACTTTGCATCGGATGCGGGCAAGAAGGGCGGCGAATTTTACACCCCGAACAAGGTGTCAGAACTTGTCGCGCGCTTGGTGAAGCCCAAGGAAAACGACCGCATTTACGACGGCACCTGCGGAAGCGGAGGCTTGCTGCTCAAGGCATTTGCGCAAATCAAGAACCGCAAGGCTCGTATTTACGGCCAGGAACAGAACATGCAGACTTGGGCTCTCTGCCGCATGAACATGTTCTTGCACGGAGTTGACGATGCCGTGATTTGGCAGGGTGACACGCTCTCAAACCCGGGCAACATCGAAAACGACCAGCTGATGAAATTCCAATGCATCGTGGCCAATCCGCCCTTCTCCTTGGACAAATGGGACAGCGGCTTCTTGGGCGATGCATCTGAGAACGACAAAAAGGCGAAAATGTCCGCCGATCTCGATCCGTATAAGCGTTTTGACTGGGGTGTTCCGCCGACGTCCAAGGGTGATTACGCCTTCGTGATGCATTTCCTCCATAGCCTCGACGACGCAACGGGCCGCATGGGCATCGTGCTTCCGCATGGCGTGCTATTCCGTGGAGCAAGCGAAGGCAAGATTCGCCAGACAATCATCGAAAAATTCAACTTCCTGGATGCGGTCATTGGCCTCCCGGCGAACCTGTTCTATGGCGCCGGCATTCCCGCCTGCATTCTCATTTTCCGCAAGAACCGCGGAGCCAACGAACACGTTCTCTTTGTGGACGCGAGTGGCGACGAACACTATGAGAAGGGCAAGAACCAGAACATTTTGCGCGAACAGGACGTGGCGAAGATTGTCGATACGTACAAGACTTATCTTGCCGACCCTAGTTACGGCGGCGAAGAAAAGTACAGTTACGTGGCGACGCTCGACGAAATCAAGAAAAACGACTACAACCTGAATATTCCGCGCTATGTTGATACCTTCGAAGAAGAAGCGTTGGTGGATATTGACGATGTCAAGACGAATATCAAGAACATCGAAGAAGAACTCTCGAAGGTCCAGAAGCAGATGGCTAAATACATGAAGGAGCTTGGGCTGTAA
- a CDS encoding KilA-N domain-containing protein, whose translation MVKKMIQAKKETIHALGIDIGIYTADFENEYISLTDIARFRSSDPRITIHSWLRNRDVVDFLGLWEALHNTDFKRSEFDTFKKDAGSNAFTFSIKKWTDEMGAVGIVSKSGRYGGGIFAHSDIAMEFASWISPEFKLYIVKDYRRLKSDENSRLSLNWNLNREISKLNYRIHTDAIKGKLILPQLTSMQKSFVYADEADLLNVALFGETAKEWRDENPDKKGNIRDYADIPHLLVLANLESYNAILIKEGVPQSERLVKLRETAESQLGTILSLDLQKPILIENGTKRIGK comes from the coding sequence ATGGTAAAAAAGATGATTCAAGCGAAAAAAGAGACGATTCATGCCTTAGGGATTGATATTGGTATCTATACCGCAGATTTCGAAAATGAGTATATCTCCCTGACGGATATTGCTCGTTTTAGAAGTTCTGACCCAAGAATTACGATTCATAGTTGGCTTAGAAATAGGGATGTGGTGGATTTTTTGGGGTTGTGGGAAGCCCTTCATAACACGGATTTTAAACGTAGCGAATTCGATACGTTTAAAAAAGATGCCGGTAGTAACGCTTTTACGTTCTCTATAAAGAAGTGGACCGATGAGATGGGAGCGGTGGGCATTGTCTCGAAGTCTGGCAGATACGGTGGCGGTATTTTTGCGCATAGCGATATTGCCATGGAATTTGCTTCGTGGATATCTCCTGAATTCAAACTGTATATTGTCAAGGATTATCGGCGCCTAAAATCGGACGAAAACAGCCGCCTGTCCCTAAATTGGAACCTGAATAGGGAAATTTCCAAGCTGAATTACAGGATTCATACTGATGCGATTAAGGGAAAACTCATTTTGCCGCAGTTGACCTCGATGCAGAAGAGTTTTGTTTATGCCGATGAAGCTGATTTGTTGAACGTGGCTCTTTTTGGAGAAACCGCCAAGGAATGGCGGGATGAAAATCCGGATAAAAAAGGGAATATTAGGGACTATGCCGATATCCCGCATCTTTTGGTCTTGGCGAACCTTGAAAGTTACAATGCCATTTTGATAAAGGAAGGGGTGCCGCAATCAGAACGACTTGTAAAATTACGTGAAACAGCAGAAAGTCAACTAGGAACTATTCTATCACTTGATTTACAAAAGCCGATTTTGATTGAAAATGGAACAAAGAGGATAGGGAAGTAA
- a CDS encoding MBL fold metallo-hydrolase encodes MSIIKSFSVGEGDMFYIKHGSSNFTIIDCCMDDDNADSIIGEIVLEKKGKDITRFISTHPDEDHIQGLKRLDGAIDIRNFYCVENKATKDEPTEDFKYYCALRDNNKISFYVYKGCSRKWMNDCDSSNPNDYGSSGINFLWPDTNNADYKDALKQAAEGTAFNNISPIFTYEVTNGVKVIWMGDMEKDFQEKIKDCVTWPQVDILFAPHHGRDSGKVPEEILKKLNPQIIVIGEAPSEHLNYYRGYNTITQNTAKDIIFDNDGVWTHVYFAERNYPYDLSFLTNRNAFNRKLGFYAGSFLPYNAMRTMR; translated from the coding sequence ATGAGTATCATCAAGTCGTTTTCTGTTGGCGAAGGTGACATGTTTTACATAAAACATGGTAGCAGTAATTTTACCATTATAGATTGCTGCATGGATGATGATAATGCAGATTCTATTATTGGTGAGATCGTCCTGGAGAAAAAAGGAAAAGATATAACAAGATTTATATCAACACATCCTGATGAAGATCATATTCAAGGCTTAAAAAGGCTGGACGGTGCAATTGACATACGTAATTTTTACTGTGTAGAAAATAAGGCCACAAAAGATGAGCCTACGGAAGACTTTAAGTATTATTGCGCTCTTCGGGACAATAATAAAATCAGTTTTTATGTCTATAAGGGTTGTTCTCGTAAATGGATGAATGATTGCGATAGCAGTAATCCGAATGATTATGGTTCTTCGGGAATTAATTTCTTATGGCCAGATACAAATAACGCTGATTACAAAGATGCGTTAAAACAGGCTGCGGAAGGAACGGCGTTCAACAACATTTCTCCTATTTTTACTTATGAAGTTACTAATGGCGTTAAAGTGATATGGATGGGAGATATGGAGAAAGATTTCCAAGAAAAAATAAAGGATTGTGTAACTTGGCCTCAGGTTGACATACTCTTCGCACCGCATCATGGAAGGGACTCAGGCAAAGTTCCCGAAGAAATTTTAAAGAAACTAAATCCTCAAATTATTGTAATAGGAGAGGCTCCATCGGAACATCTTAACTATTATAGGGGATACAATACTATTACACAAAATACGGCAAAAGACATAATTTTTGATAATGACGGCGTTTGGACGCATGTGTATTTTGCCGAGCGGAATTATCCGTATGATTTATCATTTTTGACAAACCGAAACGCATTTAACAGAAAATTAGGTTTCTATGCAGGTTCATTTTTACCATATAACGCAATGAGGACAATGCGATGA
- a CDS encoding restriction endonuclease subunit S, which yields MTPEIEKRIKAVQAGRVPAGYKRTKVGIVPKEWGEVRFHDMFSRVVRKNKEGNTNVLTISAQYGLINQNEFFNKTVASDDKSNYYLMEKGEFAYNKSYSNGYPFGALKRLDFYDKGIVSPLYICFAASENNKCPDFYVHYFEAGLMNGEIQAFAQEGARNHGLLNISVDDFFNSNLLNPPLSEQKKIAEILATQDRVIELKEKLIAEKQCQKKYLMSTLLDKRQEAKDERGTSSSNKFKINGIEIDKSKWERKRINEFCSLKSGNTITASKFHENGKCPVYGGNGLRGYTDTYTHEGQYTLIGRQGALCGNVKFVEGKFFASEHAIVVSPYQSSSIFLYYFFDFLNLNKKSESTAQPGLSVDKISKIYCHLPSLPEQKAIADVLSAADEEISLLQKDLEQEKLKKKSLMQLLLTGLVRVKV from the coding sequence ATGACTCCAGAGATTGAAAAAAGAATTAAGGCTGTGCAGGCGGGGCGTGTTCCGGCTGGGTATAAAAGGACTAAAGTTGGGATTGTTCCGAAGGAATGGGGCGAGGTTCGCTTCCATGATATGTTTTCTCGTGTTGTGCGGAAAAATAAAGAAGGCAATACAAATGTATTGACTATTTCGGCTCAATATGGTTTGATTAATCAAAACGAATTTTTCAATAAGACTGTGGCGAGCGATGATAAGTCGAATTATTATTTGATGGAAAAAGGCGAATTTGCCTATAATAAAAGTTATTCAAATGGTTACCCATTTGGAGCTCTAAAACGACTAGACTTTTACGACAAGGGTATCGTTTCTCCTTTGTACATTTGCTTTGCCGCAAGTGAGAATAACAAATGTCCTGATTTTTATGTTCACTATTTTGAAGCAGGTCTGATGAATGGCGAAATTCAGGCGTTTGCTCAAGAAGGCGCTAGAAATCATGGGTTGTTAAATATTTCAGTAGATGATTTCTTTAATTCAAATTTGTTGAACCCGCCTCTTTCGGAGCAGAAGAAGATTGCGGAGATTTTGGCGACGCAGGATAGGGTGATTGAGCTGAAGGAAAAGCTGATTGCCGAAAAGCAGTGTCAAAAGAAATATTTGATGAGCACTTTATTAGATAAAAGACAAGAGGCGAAAGACGAAAGAGGAACAAGCTCATCTAATAAATTTAAAATCAATGGAATTGAGATAGACAAAAGCAAATGGGAAAGGAAGCGAATAAATGAATTCTGTTCATTAAAAAGCGGCAATACCATTACTGCATCAAAATTTCACGAAAACGGGAAGTGTCCTGTATATGGCGGTAATGGATTAAGAGGTTATACAGATACATACACCCATGAAGGGCAATATACTTTAATTGGACGTCAAGGTGCCTTGTGTGGAAACGTGAAATTCGTTGAAGGAAAATTTTTTGCGTCTGAACATGCAATTGTTGTTTCCCCTTATCAAAGTTCTAGTATTTTCTTGTATTATTTCTTTGATTTCTTGAATTTAAACAAGAAATCAGAATCTACGGCGCAACCAGGCTTATCCGTAGATAAGATTTCAAAAATTTATTGCCACCTCCCCTCTCTCCCCGAACAAAAGGCGATTGCCGATGTTCTTTCTGCAGCAGATGAAGAAATTTCCCTTTTGCAAAAAGACTTGGAACAAGAAAAACTCAAGAAAAAGTCCCTGATGCAGTTATTGCTTACCGGTCTTGTGAGGGTAAAAGTATGA